From Macaca fascicularis isolate 582-1 chromosome 14, T2T-MFA8v1.1, a single genomic window includes:
- the MYEOV gene encoding LOW QUALITY PROTEIN: myeloma-overexpressed gene protein (The sequence of the model RefSeq protein was modified relative to this genomic sequence to represent the inferred CDS: inserted 4 bases in 3 codons; deleted 2 bases in 2 codons; substituted 1 base at 1 genomic stop codon), with product MFIRQTRHFVEGSKAGTSRGLLSLSQALCVAVRGAFVSLWFAAGANDLERNKGDKGVQTGAGLSQEAEDVDVSQAXAPPGTLCGTGNRNSESXSVRVAGIAPLGEAFPVGAEQAISSCPEEVHGWPGVSTEIMWARMGVALCSRGRGLLTGARALCMTLAESSSPDCGRGRRACVTPHQHRTPHCSTWGXPLGVAGSWLTVVTVEARGGWGMGVKRTGQVGHTVCPAPVSGTSPXLLHPLVLLLLIILTC from the exons ATGTTCATCCGGCAGACCAGACACTTCGTGGAGGGCTCCAAAGCTGGCACATCCCGgggcctcctctctctctcccaggcccTGTGTGTTGCGGTG AGAGGAGCATTTGTGTCTCTGTGGTTTGCTGCTGGAGCTAATGACCTGGAGAGAAACAAGGGAGACAAGGGTGTCCAGACAGGTGCGGGGCTCAGCCAGGAGGCAGAAGACGTGGATGTGTCCCAGGC AGCGCCACCAGGCACTCTGTGTGGCACTGGGAACAGGAATTCTGAGAGTTAGTCTGTAAGGGTGGCGGGCATTGCTCCCCTGGGAGAAGCCTTTCCAGTGGGCGCTGAGCAGGCCATTAGCTCGTGTCCTGAGGAGGTGCATGGGTGGCCTGGGGTCTCCACGGAAATTATGTGGGCGCGCATGGGTGTGGCTCTGTGTTCACGTGGGCGAGGACTTCTGACCGGTGCCAGGGCACTCTGCATGACCCTGGCAGAATCAAGCTCTCCCGACtgtggaaggggaagaagagcaTGCGTGACCCCCCACCAGCACCGCACCCCTCACTGCTCCACCTGGG TGCCTCTGGGGGTGGCTGGGTCCTGGCTGACTGTTGTGACAGTTGAggccaggggt gggtggggcatggGAGTTAAGAGGACTGGCCAGGTGGGGCACACCGTGTGCCCAGCCCCAGTGTCAGGaacttccc tcctcctccacccccttgtcctcctcctcctcatcatcctcACTTGTTGA